One window of Mesorhizobium loti R88b genomic DNA carries:
- a CDS encoding substrate-binding domain-containing protein — protein sequence MTITRRLLGKVALGLAGATMLMQFPALAADKPAPFDKPGVKIALVRYLSTGDFFQAYLSGVEAQSKALGIDLRVLDSRQDAALQSDMVDQAIALGVQGIIIQHGLTESMKDAAQRAVDAGIKVVAFDVNVENPKIPQIEQSDKDLAHLALEQAVKDNGETWNAGYVYVAGIAPLDRRNETWVDVKKKYAGIKEVAMFGTLDNPIANSVANQARSVLTAHPDINVMFAPYDEFAKGVKIAVDEASLNKKIKIYSADISTSDIAAMREPDSAWAATAATNPAVVGQVSVRALAQLLAGEDPGHNVIVPPTLITQKELIDKDIKNMEDLSAKLPQFAHADVAMPAWMPNPNAK from the coding sequence GTGACGATTACAAGAAGACTTCTGGGGAAAGTCGCGCTCGGACTGGCCGGCGCAACCATGCTGATGCAATTCCCGGCGCTGGCCGCGGACAAGCCGGCCCCGTTCGACAAGCCCGGCGTCAAGATCGCGCTGGTGCGCTATCTCTCGACCGGTGACTTCTTCCAGGCCTATCTCTCAGGCGTCGAGGCGCAGTCGAAGGCGCTTGGCATCGACCTGCGCGTGCTCGATAGCCGCCAGGACGCGGCCCTTCAGTCCGACATGGTCGACCAGGCCATCGCGCTTGGCGTGCAAGGCATCATCATCCAGCACGGCCTGACGGAATCGATGAAGGACGCCGCCCAACGCGCGGTCGATGCCGGCATCAAGGTGGTGGCCTTTGACGTCAATGTCGAAAACCCCAAGATCCCGCAGATCGAACAGTCGGACAAAGACCTTGCCCATCTGGCGCTCGAGCAGGCGGTCAAGGACAATGGCGAGACCTGGAATGCCGGCTATGTCTATGTCGCCGGCATCGCGCCGCTCGACCGCCGCAATGAAACCTGGGTCGACGTCAAGAAGAAGTATGCGGGCATCAAGGAAGTCGCGATGTTCGGCACGCTCGACAACCCGATCGCCAACTCCGTAGCCAACCAGGCGCGTTCGGTGTTGACTGCCCATCCCGACATCAACGTGATGTTCGCCCCCTATGACGAATTCGCCAAGGGCGTGAAGATCGCCGTCGACGAGGCCAGCCTGAACAAGAAGATCAAGATCTATTCGGCCGACATCTCGACATCCGACATCGCCGCGATGCGTGAGCCCGACAGCGCCTGGGCGGCGACCGCTGCAACCAACCCGGCCGTCGTCGGCCAAGTCTCGGTGCGCGCGCTGGCGCAACTGCTCGCCGGTGAAGACCCCGGCCACAACGTCATTGTGCCGCCGACGCTGATCACCCAGAAGGAGCTGATCGACAAGGACATCAAGAACATGGAAGACCTGTCGGCCAAGCTGCCGCAGTTCGCCCATGCCGATGTCGCCATGCCGGCCTGGATGCCGAACCCGAACGCGAAGTAA
- a CDS encoding acyl-CoA synthetase: protein MGNPYEQDLDRNAANYQPLTPLTYLERAARTYPSHIAIIHGNQRISYRDFWRRSLKLASALHKRGIAKGDTVTVMLSNTPPMLEAHFGVPMTKAVLHSLNTRLDAAVIAFQLDHAETKVLIADREFSGVVQQALELAKVKPLVIDYDDPDYAADAPYPKGERIGAVDYEDFVASGDADFAWSMPDDEWDAISLNYTSGTTGNPKGVVYHHRGAALMAYTNTIHAGMAKHAVYLWTLPMFHCNGWCFPWTLAVQAGTHVCLRWVRPKPIYDAIADHGVTHLCGAPVVMSVLINAKDEDKRTFAQTVTFNTAAAPPPEAVLSGMADAGFAVTHLYGLTETYGPAVVNEWHGEWDGLEKGERSAKKARQGVRYAALEGLTVMDPETMIETPADGETIGEVMFRGNIVMKGYLKNRKASDEAFAGGWFHSGDLGVMHPDGYIQLKDRSKDIIISGGENISSIEVEDALYKHPAVASCGVVARADDKWGEVPVAYVELKPGKAASEAEIIEHCRALLARFKVPKAVIFAEIPKTSTGKIQKFRLREMAKVA from the coding sequence ATGGGCAATCCATACGAACAGGATCTCGACAGGAACGCGGCCAATTATCAGCCACTGACGCCGCTCACCTATCTGGAGCGTGCGGCAAGAACCTATCCCAGCCATATCGCCATCATCCACGGCAACCAGCGTATCTCCTATCGCGATTTCTGGCGCCGCTCGTTGAAGCTCGCCTCGGCACTCCACAAGCGCGGCATCGCCAAGGGCGACACGGTCACCGTCATGCTGTCCAACACCCCGCCAATGCTGGAAGCGCATTTCGGCGTGCCGATGACCAAGGCCGTGCTGCACTCGCTCAACACCCGCCTCGACGCCGCGGTCATTGCCTTCCAGCTCGATCATGCCGAGACCAAGGTGCTGATCGCCGACCGCGAATTCTCCGGCGTCGTCCAGCAAGCTCTGGAACTGGCCAAGGTCAAGCCGCTAGTCATCGATTATGACGATCCCGACTATGCGGCCGACGCGCCCTATCCGAAGGGCGAGCGCATCGGCGCAGTCGACTACGAGGATTTTGTCGCCAGTGGTGATGCGGATTTCGCCTGGTCGATGCCAGACGACGAATGGGACGCCATCTCGCTCAACTACACCTCCGGCACGACAGGCAATCCGAAGGGTGTTGTCTACCACCACCGCGGTGCCGCCCTGATGGCCTACACCAACACCATTCACGCCGGGATGGCTAAGCACGCTGTCTATCTCTGGACGCTGCCGATGTTCCACTGCAACGGCTGGTGCTTCCCTTGGACGCTCGCCGTCCAAGCCGGCACCCATGTCTGCCTGCGCTGGGTGCGGCCAAAGCCGATCTACGATGCAATCGCCGATCACGGCGTCACCCATCTCTGTGGCGCGCCGGTCGTCATGTCGGTGCTGATCAACGCGAAGGACGAAGACAAGCGCACGTTCGCGCAGACCGTGACCTTCAACACCGCGGCCGCGCCGCCGCCCGAAGCCGTGCTGTCGGGCATGGCCGATGCTGGCTTTGCCGTCACCCATCTCTATGGCCTGACCGAGACTTATGGCCCGGCCGTGGTTAACGAATGGCACGGCGAATGGGACGGTCTCGAAAAAGGCGAGCGTAGCGCCAAGAAGGCGAGGCAGGGCGTGCGCTACGCCGCGCTCGAAGGGCTTACCGTGATGGACCCCGAGACAATGATCGAAACGCCGGCCGACGGCGAAACCATCGGCGAGGTCATGTTTCGCGGCAACATCGTAATGAAAGGCTATTTGAAGAACCGCAAGGCGAGCGACGAAGCCTTCGCCGGCGGCTGGTTCCATTCCGGCGATCTCGGCGTCATGCATCCCGACGGCTACATCCAGCTCAAGGACCGCTCCAAGGACATCATCATCTCGGGTGGCGAGAACATTTCCTCGATCGAGGTCGAGGATGCGCTCTACAAGCACCCGGCTGTGGCGTCATGCGGTGTGGTTGCCCGCGCGGATGACAAATGGGGCGAGGTGCCCGTAGCCTATGTCGAGCTGAAGCCCGGCAAGGCCGCGAGCGAGGCCGAGATCATCGAGCACTGCCGCGCGCTGCTTGCCCGCTTCAAAGTGCCGAAAGCGGTGATTTTCGCGGAGATACCGAAGACCTCGACGGGCAAGATCCAGAAGTTCCGGCTGCGGGAAATGGCCAAGGTAGCTTAG
- a CDS encoding bifunctional aldolase/short-chain dehydrogenase, which produces MKNLWDDDAAEKLVADYAKKGVGRDLALRVYTTRLLGGVPQLVLHGGGNTSCKIKATDLVGDEWDVLCVKGSGWDMAVIEPQGLPAVKMGALLKARALDKLADEDMVALQRANLIDPSSPNPSVETLLHAFLPHKFVDHTHSTAILAIVDQEDSKPLVKTVFGSKMGYVPYIMPGFDLAKAAADVFDADPTVEGLILDKHGIFTFGDDAKQAYDRMIHYVNVAEDYVAKHAKPQAARAALPVRLATPASIAPMLRGAVAVARGEGRFDRMISDFRTSDAIVDFINSSKIADYAGRGVSTPDLSIRIKTGPMAVPAPDADKAGDYKAVIKSHVDAFVDDYRAYFETNDALDDVKRTMLDPMPRLTLVPGLGMFGHGRTLKDAKIASDVGEMWIEAVRGAEAVGHFHPLSKADLFPLEYWSLEQAKLASNKPKPLTGQVVLITGGAGAIGAATAKLFADNGAHAVVVDLDAEKAADTAKKAGNNSIGVGADITDPAQVRAAFDKAVAVFGGVDILVSNAGAAWEGRIGELDDALLRKSFELNFFAHQSVAQNAVRIMLEQGTGGVLLFNTSKQAVNPGPKFGAYGVPKAATLFLSRQYALDYGAHGIRSNAVNADRIRSGLLTDAMIASRSGARGVSEKEYMSGNLLGQEVTAQDVAQAFLHHALAERTTADVTTVDGGNIAAALR; this is translated from the coding sequence ATGAAGAATTTGTGGGATGACGACGCGGCCGAGAAACTCGTTGCCGACTATGCGAAGAAGGGCGTCGGCCGCGACCTCGCGCTGCGCGTCTACACGACGCGGCTGCTGGGTGGTGTGCCGCAGCTGGTCCTGCATGGCGGCGGCAACACCTCCTGCAAGATCAAGGCGACCGACCTTGTCGGTGACGAATGGGACGTACTGTGCGTCAAGGGCAGCGGCTGGGACATGGCCGTCATCGAGCCGCAGGGCCTGCCGGCGGTCAAGATGGGCGCCCTGCTCAAGGCACGTGCGCTGGACAAGCTCGCCGACGAGGACATGGTGGCACTGCAGCGGGCAAACCTCATCGACCCGTCCTCGCCCAATCCTTCGGTGGAAACGCTGCTGCACGCCTTCTTGCCGCACAAATTCGTCGACCACACCCATTCGACCGCCATCCTGGCTATCGTCGACCAGGAAGACTCGAAGCCGCTGGTGAAGACGGTGTTCGGCAGCAAGATGGGCTACGTGCCTTACATCATGCCTGGTTTCGACCTCGCCAAGGCGGCGGCCGACGTGTTTGATGCCGACCCGACGGTCGAAGGCTTGATCCTCGACAAGCACGGCATCTTCACCTTCGGCGACGACGCCAAACAGGCCTACGACCGGATGATCCACTATGTGAATGTCGCCGAGGATTATGTGGCCAAGCACGCCAAGCCTCAGGCGGCAAGGGCGGCGCTGCCGGTAAGGCTCGCGACACCGGCGTCCATCGCGCCGATGCTGCGCGGCGCTGTCGCGGTGGCACGCGGCGAAGGCCGCTTCGACCGCATGATCTCCGACTTCCGCACCTCGGATGCGATCGTCGATTTCATCAACTCGTCCAAGATCGCCGACTATGCCGGACGCGGCGTCTCGACACCCGATCTGTCGATCCGCATCAAGACCGGGCCGATGGCGGTGCCGGCGCCCGACGCCGACAAGGCCGGCGACTACAAGGCCGTGATCAAGAGCCATGTCGATGCCTTCGTCGACGATTATCGCGCCTATTTCGAGACCAATGACGCGCTCGATGACGTCAAGCGCACCATGCTCGACCCGATGCCGAGACTGACGCTGGTGCCGGGCCTCGGCATGTTTGGCCACGGCCGCACGCTGAAGGATGCCAAGATTGCGTCGGATGTCGGCGAGATGTGGATCGAGGCGGTGCGCGGCGCGGAAGCCGTCGGCCATTTCCACCCGCTGTCCAAGGCCGATTTGTTCCCGCTCGAATACTGGTCGCTGGAACAGGCCAAGCTTGCCTCCAACAAGCCCAAGCCACTGACCGGCCAGGTGGTGCTGATCACCGGTGGCGCCGGCGCGATCGGGGCGGCGACGGCAAAACTGTTCGCCGACAATGGCGCCCATGCCGTCGTCGTCGATCTCGATGCCGAGAAAGCCGCTGATACCGCCAAGAAGGCGGGCAACAATTCGATCGGCGTCGGCGCCGACATCACCGATCCCGCGCAAGTACGGGCCGCCTTCGACAAAGCGGTTGCCGTGTTTGGCGGCGTCGACATCCTCGTCTCCAATGCCGGTGCCGCCTGGGAAGGCCGCATCGGCGAACTCGACGACGCGCTGCTGCGCAAGAGTTTCGAACTCAACTTCTTCGCCCACCAGTCGGTGGCGCAGAACGCCGTGCGCATCATGCTGGAACAGGGCACTGGTGGCGTCTTGTTGTTCAACACCTCCAAGCAAGCCGTCAATCCGGGCCCGAAATTCGGCGCCTACGGCGTGCCGAAGGCAGCGACTTTGTTCCTGTCCAGGCAATACGCGCTCGACTACGGCGCCCATGGCATCCGTTCCAACGCCGTCAACGCCGACCGTATCCGCTCGGGCCTCTTGACCGATGCCATGATCGCCAGCCGCTCGGGCGCGCGCGGCGTGTCGGAGAAGGAATACATGTCCGGCAACCTGCTCGGCCAGGAAGTGACGGCTCAGGACGTGGCGCAGGCCTTCCTGCATCACGCGCTTGCCGAACGGACGACGGCCGATGTGACGACGGTCGACGGCGGCAACATCGCGGCGGCGCTGCGGTAG
- a CDS encoding sugar-binding transcriptional regulator, with protein sequence MAIRPAEQIIHKAAWLYYAHGLRQDQVASQLNISRASVAMYLRKARETGIVNISTSTQLFTDDVMARKLEDALGLDAVWIAPENSHIPDPSTDIAVLAASVFLELVKKGDRIGVAWGRTVYTIADIMSYADLQDVTVVQLCGNLGAPYSYRPDQCTMEIARRLNAKGLNFYAPLVLSTEELARALRAEPVIREQLSGIRDCDLALYSVGAVDADSHLVKCGALTSGEMAELRSRGAAGVIAGQIIDAEGKVLDCGYNRRVISAELASLRAIARRLMVVQEDSKFEPLLAALTGGLCTHLVVGAHMAQRLLNHAGAAPQKAP encoded by the coding sequence ATGGCGATCCGACCGGCAGAACAAATCATCCACAAGGCCGCCTGGCTCTATTATGCGCACGGTCTGCGGCAGGACCAGGTGGCGAGCCAGCTTAACATTTCCCGCGCCTCGGTGGCCATGTATCTGCGCAAGGCGCGCGAGACCGGCATCGTCAATATCTCGACCTCGACCCAGCTGTTCACCGACGACGTGATGGCGCGCAAGCTCGAGGATGCACTGGGCCTCGACGCGGTCTGGATCGCGCCGGAAAACAGCCATATCCCGGACCCGTCGACGGACATCGCGGTGCTGGCGGCAAGCGTCTTCCTCGAACTGGTCAAGAAGGGCGATCGCATCGGTGTCGCCTGGGGCCGCACCGTCTACACCATCGCCGACATCATGTCCTATGCCGACCTGCAGGATGTCACGGTGGTGCAGCTTTGCGGCAATCTCGGCGCGCCTTATTCCTACCGGCCCGACCAGTGCACGATGGAAATCGCGCGCCGGCTCAACGCCAAGGGCCTCAATTTCTACGCACCGCTGGTGCTGTCGACGGAAGAGCTGGCACGCGCGCTGCGGGCCGAGCCAGTGATCCGCGAGCAGCTGTCGGGTATCAGGGACTGCGATCTGGCGCTCTATTCGGTCGGCGCGGTTGACGCCGACAGCCATCTGGTCAAATGCGGCGCGCTGACATCAGGCGAAATGGCGGAGCTGCGCAGCCGAGGTGCCGCAGGCGTCATTGCCGGTCAGATCATCGATGCTGAAGGCAAGGTGCTCGACTGCGGCTACAACAGGCGGGTGATCTCCGCCGAACTTGCCTCGCTGCGCGCCATCGCCAGGCGCCTGATGGTGGTGCAGGAGGACAGCAAGTTCGAACCGCTGCTCGCCGCACTCACTGGGGGACTTTGCACGCATCTGGTGGTCGGCGCGCATATGGCGCAGCGGCTGCTCAATCATGCCGGAGCGGCGCCCCAAAAAGCACCCTGA